The genomic DNA TACGCACTTCAAATCAACAACAATCTCCTGACCTTTCTCAAATGCTGGAAGAGCCTCTATCAATGCCGATCGGGGAAGATAATCCTCCGTCTTAACTAGAAGAGAGAATCTCGTTCCAGAACCACTCTTCAGATTCACTACAGTGTCATAAATACTCTTGACAGTGAGACTACTGATCTCCTCATTCCAATCGTTGCTTCTCTCGAATGGATACAGATGGATCATATTACCCCGTTTTCTCGAAGGGCATCCATCTCTTGAACACTAATTCCAAGCATTCCTATATAGATCTCGCTATTGTGTTCCCCAAGCAAAGGAGCCGGACCGGAAATAGAAGCGGGAGTCTCCGAGAATTTGATCGGAACACCCGGCATTTTCACTGTTCCGCTTCCGTGGGAAACTTCAACTATCATCTCTCGCGCTTTGATCTGCTCGTCTTCAAAAAGATCGGATACGTCATTTATCTTCCCGGAAGGAATATCCAGTTTCTCAAAGTCGCTCAGCCATTCCTCGGATCCTTTCTTCTTGAGCTGTTCACTGATTATTTCCATAAGATCGGAAATATTCTTTACTCTAGCGGGATTACTGGCGAATCTTGGGTCATCACATATGTCCGACCTGCCAATTGCTTTGCAGAACTTGTTCCAGATGCCATCATTTCCTACAGCGATGTTGATTTTGCCGTCAAGAGTCTCGAAAGAGGCGAATGGCGCGATTGATGGATGTCTGTTTCCTATCGGAACGGGGACCTCGCCAGTTGCCGCATATCTGGCGATGGCGTTTTCCAGAACAGCGACCATACTGTCAAGCATTGCAACATCAACCATTTGCCCTCTTCCCCTATCATTACGGCTTAGAAGTGCGGCGAGAATTCCAATGCATGCAAATGTTCCACAGAAAATGTCTGCGATTGAGCTTCCAACCTTCGTTGGATTATCTTTGTCAGGACCAGTTATGCTCATCATTCCGCTAAGTCCCTGAATAATGAGATCATAAGCCGTTCTTCTGCTCATGGGACCGGAATGTCCAAAACCGGACGAGCATGTGTATATGAGCCTGGGATTAATCTCTCTCAGCCTCTCCGCAGGAAAGCCGAGTTTCTCAAATACGCCCGGTCTGAAGTTTTCCACCAACACATCCGCACTCTCAATAAGTCTTTCGAGGAGACTCTTTCCTTCGGCTGTCTTCAAATTTAGAGTGATACTCTTCTTTCCTCTGTTTATGCTCATGAAGTAAGCGCTTTCGTCCCCGACAAAAGGACTGAACGATCTTGAATCGTCTCCGCCGTCAGGTCGCTCCACCTTCACGACGGTGGCGCCCATGTCGCAGAGAAGCATTGTGCAGAAAGGTCCAGCAAGGACCCGCGTAAGATCGAGAACAAAGAGACCTTCAAGGGGCTTGGACAAGACTATCTCCTCCCATATGGAATTCTTTTTGAAGGTTCGAAGACGCTCTTTCCTTTAGTCAGAATATCGCTGTAGGACTCGAGGTTTCTATCCTCTATATGGTCGAACATCTGATCTCTCGAAGAACCTGGAGTAATCTTCTTTATTGGATCATCATTCAATCTTGCAGCAATATACTCTTCGCAACCCGAAGCCTGGACAATCTTCGCCCCAGACGGGTGGACAATCATTGACGAGCCGAAGAAATTCGCTCCGCTTGCGTCTTTTCCCACTAGGTTAGATGCAATCCAGTAAACATGGTTGTCATAAGCTCTTGCCCTGTTGGTCAGTTCCCACTGATCATAAGTTCTCAAGAATGCTGATGGCCGACAAACCACCTCTGCACCCTTCAGCGCGGTCACTCTTGCCAGTTCGGGAAAGTCACCGTCATAACAAATCACTACCCCGATATCTGCAATCGGGGTCGAAACAACAAGCGGATCAACTCCCGGAGTAGTCCATCCACCGGCCGCCAGCCTTTCGGTCGGAAAAGGATGAGTCTTACGGTAAACACCAAGAATGCCTTCCGGACCAAGAACAGCAGCGCTATTGTATATGATTCCCCGCTCCTTGCCGCGCTCATACGTGGGGAAGCAAATATAAGCCTCAAACTCACTCGCCCATTTCAGCCCTTCATTCGTTAGACGTCCGGGGATCTCATCAACCGCATCCCAAAGCTCACTTGCACTTCCTATTGGAGTGAAACCTGTCGTGAAACTCTCTGGCAATACGATCAGTGATGCTCCCGTTTCCTTTACGCATCTGCTTATCCAGCGGTATGCAACTTCCAGGTTTCTCTCGATTTTCATAGGCTCAACTTCGAACTGAA from Mesotoga infera includes the following:
- a CDS encoding DUF2877 domain-containing protein; amino-acid sequence: MIHLYPFERSNDWNEEISSLTVKSIYDTVVNLKSGSGTRFSLLVKTEDYLPRSALIEALPAFEKGQEIVVDLKCV
- a CDS encoding CoA transferase, which translates into the protein MSKPLEGLFVLDLTRVLAGPFCTMLLCDMGATVVKVERPDGGDDSRSFSPFVGDESAYFMSINRGKKSITLNLKTAEGKSLLERLIESADVLVENFRPGVFEKLGFPAERLREINPRLIYTCSSGFGHSGPMSRRTAYDLIIQGLSGMMSITGPDKDNPTKVGSSIADIFCGTFACIGILAALLSRNDRGRGQMVDVAMLDSMVAVLENAIARYAATGEVPVPIGNRHPSIAPFASFETLDGKINIAVGNDGIWNKFCKAIGRSDICDDPRFASNPARVKNISDLMEIISEQLKKKGSEEWLSDFEKLDIPSGKINDVSDLFEDEQIKAREMIVEVSHGSGTVKMPGVPIKFSETPASISGPAPLLGEHNSEIYIGMLGISVQEMDALRENGVI
- a CDS encoding carbon-nitrogen hydrolase family protein, which gives rise to MKEFVASAIQFEVEPMKIERNLEVAYRWISRCVKETGASLIVLPESFTTGFTPIGSASELWDAVDEIPGRLTNEGLKWASEFEAYICFPTYERGKERGIIYNSAAVLGPEGILGVYRKTHPFPTERLAAGGWTTPGVDPLVVSTPIADIGVVICYDGDFPELARVTALKGAEVVCRPSAFLRTYDQWELTNRARAYDNHVYWIASNLVGKDASGANFFGSSMIVHPSGAKIVQASGCEEYIAARLNDDPIKKITPGSSRDQMFDHIEDRNLESYSDILTKGKSVFEPSKRIPYGRR